The proteins below come from a single Crossiella sp. CA-258035 genomic window:
- a CDS encoding replication-associated recombination protein A, translating to MFAAEAQEKAEEHLAANAPLAVRMRPRSLDEVVGQQHLLGPGAPLRRLVEGAAPASVLLYGPPGTGKTTLATLVSLATGRRFVALSALNAGVKEVREVIGEAKRRLGRTAESTVLFIDEVHRFSRTQQDALLGAVEDRTVLLVAATTENPFFSVVSPLLSRSLVLQLKSLTDEDIRAVIQRAATDPRGLGGALTVAADAEDHLVRLAAGDARRALTALEAAADAAASTGATEVTLATVESTVDKAAVRYDRQGDQHYDVTSAFIKSIRGSDVDAALHYLARMIEAGEDPRFIARRLVVHASEDIGMADPTALQTAVAASQAVQLIGMPEARLALAQATIHLATAPKSGAVNSAISAAQADVRKGSVGPVPPHLRDGHYAGAAKLGNAQGYRYPHDVAEGVLAQQYPPDDLVGVDYYEPVDRGAERVLADRVPKLRRMIRGEQG from the coding sequence CTGTTCGCGGCCGAAGCCCAGGAGAAGGCGGAGGAACACCTCGCGGCCAACGCCCCGCTCGCCGTGCGCATGCGACCCCGCTCCCTCGACGAGGTGGTGGGCCAGCAGCACCTCCTCGGTCCCGGCGCGCCGCTGCGCCGCCTGGTCGAAGGCGCCGCGCCCGCCTCCGTGCTGCTCTACGGACCGCCCGGCACCGGCAAGACCACCCTGGCCACCCTGGTCTCGCTGGCCACCGGCCGCCGGTTCGTCGCGCTGTCCGCGCTCAACGCCGGGGTCAAGGAGGTCCGCGAGGTCATCGGCGAGGCCAAACGACGCCTGGGCCGCACCGCTGAGTCCACCGTGCTGTTCATCGACGAGGTGCACCGCTTCTCCCGCACCCAGCAGGACGCCCTGCTCGGCGCGGTGGAGGACCGCACCGTGCTGCTGGTCGCCGCCACCACCGAGAACCCGTTCTTCTCCGTGGTCTCCCCGCTGCTGTCCCGCTCACTGGTGCTCCAGCTCAAGTCCCTCACCGACGAGGACATCCGCGCCGTCATCCAGCGCGCCGCCACCGACCCGCGCGGCCTGGGCGGCGCGCTCACCGTGGCCGCCGACGCCGAGGACCACCTGGTCCGCCTCGCCGCCGGTGACGCCCGCCGCGCGCTGACCGCCCTGGAGGCCGCCGCCGACGCCGCGGCCAGCACCGGCGCCACTGAGGTCACCCTGGCCACCGTCGAGTCCACCGTGGACAAGGCCGCGGTCCGCTACGACCGCCAGGGCGACCAGCACTACGACGTGACCAGCGCCTTCATCAAGTCCATCCGCGGCTCCGACGTCGACGCCGCCCTGCACTACCTGGCCCGCATGATCGAAGCCGGTGAGGATCCCAGGTTCATCGCCCGCCGCCTGGTCGTGCACGCCAGCGAGGACATCGGCATGGCCGACCCGACCGCGCTGCAGACCGCGGTGGCCGCCAGCCAGGCCGTGCAGCTGATCGGCATGCCCGAGGCCCGCCTCGCGCTGGCCCAGGCCACCATCCACCTGGCCACCGCGCCCAAGTCCGGCGCGGTCAACTCCGCCATCAGCGCCGCCCAGGCCGACGTGCGCAAAGGCTCGGTCGGCCCGGTCCCGCCGCACCTGCGCGACGGCCACTACGCGGGCGCGGCCAAGCTCGGCAACGCCCAGGGCTACCGCTACCCGCACGACGTCGCCGAGGGCGTGCTCGCCCAGCAGTACCCGCCGGATGACCTGGTCGGCGTCGACTACTACGAACCGGTGGACCGGGGAGCCGAACGCGTGCTGGCCGACCGGGTGCCGAAGCTGCGCCGCATGATCCGGGGGGAGCAGGGGTGA
- a CDS encoding S8 family serine peptidase, with amino-acid sequence MGTHSRRGRRFGATAALLALAGATLTPVAGAAETPPDSAPPQRVLTLLSGDQVVVRGADVVQVRPAAGREDMAFHKVILNGRRFVYPADALPLVRANRLDENLFNVTELLRQGFDRDTALPLLLTRRPHARAAAELPAASAVTRELPGLGVTALRQPKERAGEFWASLTGPSLRAAEGKFWLNRRLLLNLDQSASVIGAPQAWQAGGTGAGVKVGVLDSGYDQRHPDLTGRVAASSSFIEGQPVQDTNGHGTHVASTIAGTGKASGGRYRGIAYEANLVVGKVCDEYCPEDAILAGMQWAADQGAKVVNMSLGGPPTDGTDPLSQAVNRLSADKGTLFVIAAGNNGSEAAVESPGAADAALTVAASTKSGQLAPFSARGPRHLDHAAKPDITAPGVDIVAARAAGTMPQYAVSEQYLRISGTSMATPHVAGAAAVLAQQNPGWTGDALKAALMGASTPLDGVNVFGQGVGRLDLARAHRQRVRVEPASLSMGSVPTGGEQPEQRKLRYTNDSDRPVTLKLDLPAHGGLFTAGTKQVTVPAKGSTEVTVTADFTKATGLVGARLTATGDGVELRTSVVAERRPAEHILTVKSFSRQGKADAFTNVVLQDLDTGHARIMNSNSEGVPVGRYRVLAQVIDTEYPPGLPNGVFTDRVKLVQEITVDKDTEILLDGRKAKPIQVRVDDPEAVQTPFQLGHEVGLFSDLPGKPKAGVAMVSKPGREYLVPSAPAPGLVLYSNTSWNRPLLSAKLGHRELNPRDLNPLGFRGERTAEVADVGGGTPEEIAQAGVHGKLALMQPGRQPTAEVTRRVTAAFAAGAAGVILDDAYAEHQAAWTGPVVNIYGEASAALRAQPGGRVTIRGIANSPSLYVLHDRVTDGLPDGITWSHSARDLGKARTRIAQVGNGESATSVQANVQVGDMWFGSVAPVRVPGELDVLYTPGRPWITGAALGQTQTAAYGIQETLPTTYRAGQSTKLTLFGSPFGPELTRSAITRTGDKLRVELPMFSQPGALGYFSPDFDKGSTSLSANGKRVGGSDVPGIATVDVPARRQLLELTAEATRALPGAELGTKSTATWKFHSGQTAKETALPLLDIRYDLPLDLANRAKPGEFAFAVAAPHQAGSGGRGAVAVTMEVSTDDGATWRPVPVLPSGKSWTAKVTNPAGGFVSLRTKASDADGGSVTETVIRAYRVG; translated from the coding sequence ATGGGGACACACTCCCGCCGCGGCCGCCGTTTTGGCGCGACCGCGGCGCTGCTCGCCCTGGCCGGGGCCACGCTGACCCCGGTCGCGGGCGCGGCCGAGACACCACCGGACTCCGCGCCGCCGCAGCGCGTGCTCACGCTGCTCAGCGGCGACCAGGTGGTCGTGCGCGGCGCGGACGTGGTGCAGGTGCGGCCCGCCGCCGGACGCGAGGACATGGCCTTCCACAAGGTGATCCTCAACGGCCGCCGGTTCGTCTACCCGGCCGACGCACTGCCGCTGGTGCGGGCCAACCGGCTGGACGAGAACCTGTTCAACGTCACCGAGCTGCTGCGCCAGGGCTTCGACCGCGACACCGCGCTGCCGCTGCTGCTGACCCGCCGGCCGCACGCCCGCGCCGCGGCGGAGCTGCCCGCGGCCAGCGCGGTCACCCGTGAGCTGCCCGGACTCGGCGTCACCGCGCTGAGGCAGCCGAAGGAGCGGGCCGGGGAGTTCTGGGCCTCGCTGACCGGGCCGTCACTGCGCGCCGCGGAGGGCAAGTTCTGGCTCAACCGCAGGCTTTTGCTCAACCTGGACCAGAGCGCGAGCGTCATCGGCGCACCGCAGGCCTGGCAGGCCGGGGGCACCGGAGCCGGGGTCAAGGTCGGCGTGCTGGACTCCGGCTACGACCAGCGGCACCCCGACCTGACCGGCCGGGTGGCCGCCTCCTCGAGCTTCATCGAGGGCCAGCCGGTGCAGGACACCAACGGCCACGGCACGCACGTCGCCTCCACCATCGCCGGCACCGGCAAGGCCTCCGGCGGCCGCTACCGGGGCATCGCCTACGAGGCGAACCTGGTGGTGGGCAAGGTCTGCGACGAGTACTGCCCGGAGGACGCCATCCTGGCCGGCATGCAGTGGGCCGCCGACCAGGGCGCCAAGGTGGTCAACATGAGCCTGGGCGGCCCGCCCACCGACGGCACGGACCCGTTGTCCCAGGCGGTGAACCGGCTCTCCGCGGACAAGGGCACCCTGTTCGTCATCGCCGCGGGCAACAACGGCTCGGAGGCCGCCGTGGAGTCACCCGGCGCGGCCGACGCGGCGCTGACCGTGGCCGCCAGCACCAAGTCCGGGCAGCTCGCCCCGTTCTCCGCACGCGGCCCCCGCCACCTCGACCACGCCGCCAAGCCGGACATCACCGCGCCCGGCGTGGACATCGTGGCCGCCCGCGCCGCCGGCACCATGCCGCAGTACGCGGTCAGCGAGCAGTACCTGCGGATCTCCGGCACCTCGATGGCCACCCCGCACGTCGCCGGCGCCGCGGCCGTGCTGGCCCAGCAGAACCCGGGCTGGACCGGCGATGCGCTCAAGGCCGCGCTGATGGGCGCCTCCACGCCCCTGGACGGCGTGAACGTCTTCGGTCAGGGCGTCGGCAGGCTCGACCTGGCGCGGGCGCACCGGCAGCGGGTGCGGGTCGAACCGGCCTCGCTGTCCATGGGCAGCGTGCCCACCGGCGGCGAGCAGCCGGAGCAGCGGAAACTGCGCTACACCAACGACTCCGACCGCCCGGTCACCCTCAAGCTCGACCTGCCCGCGCACGGTGGCCTGTTCACCGCCGGCACCAAGCAGGTCACCGTGCCCGCCAAGGGCTCGACTGAGGTCACCGTCACCGCCGACTTCACCAAGGCCACCGGCCTGGTCGGCGCCCGGCTCACCGCCACCGGCGACGGCGTGGAGCTGCGCACCTCGGTGGTGGCCGAACGGCGACCGGCCGAGCACATCCTCACCGTGAAGTCCTTCAGCCGCCAGGGCAAGGCCGACGCCTTCACCAACGTGGTGCTGCAGGACCTGGACACCGGCCACGCCCGGATCATGAACAGCAACAGCGAAGGCGTGCCGGTCGGCCGCTACCGGGTGCTCGCCCAGGTGATCGACACCGAGTACCCGCCGGGCCTGCCCAACGGCGTGTTCACCGACCGGGTCAAGCTGGTGCAGGAGATCACCGTCGACAAGGACACCGAGATCCTCCTCGATGGCCGCAAGGCCAAGCCGATCCAGGTGCGGGTGGACGACCCGGAGGCGGTGCAGACCCCGTTCCAGCTCGGCCACGAGGTCGGCCTGTTCTCCGACCTGCCCGGCAAGCCCAAGGCCGGGGTCGCCATGGTGTCCAAGCCGGGCCGGGAGTACCTGGTGCCCAGCGCGCCCGCCCCCGGACTTGTGCTGTACAGCAACACTTCCTGGAACCGGCCGCTGCTCTCGGCCAAGCTCGGCCACCGCGAGCTCAACCCGCGTGACCTCAACCCACTGGGCTTCCGCGGTGAGCGCACCGCCGAGGTCGCCGACGTCGGCGGCGGCACCCCGGAGGAGATCGCCCAGGCCGGCGTGCACGGGAAGCTCGCCCTGATGCAGCCGGGCCGCCAGCCCACGGCGGAGGTCACCCGGCGGGTCACCGCCGCCTTCGCCGCCGGTGCGGCCGGGGTGATCCTGGACGACGCCTACGCCGAGCACCAGGCCGCCTGGACCGGGCCGGTGGTCAACATCTACGGCGAGGCCAGCGCCGCGCTGCGCGCCCAGCCCGGCGGCCGCGTCACCATCCGCGGCATCGCCAACTCGCCCAGCCTGTACGTGCTGCACGACCGGGTGACCGACGGCCTGCCGGACGGGATCACCTGGTCGCACTCCGCCCGCGACCTCGGCAAGGCCCGCACCCGCATCGCCCAGGTCGGCAACGGCGAGTCGGCCACCTCGGTGCAGGCCAACGTGCAGGTCGGCGACATGTGGTTCGGCTCGGTAGCCCCGGTCCGGGTGCCCGGCGAGCTGGACGTGCTCTACACCCCCGGCCGGCCCTGGATCACCGGCGCCGCCCTCGGCCAGACCCAGACCGCGGCCTACGGCATCCAGGAGACCCTGCCCACCACCTACCGGGCCGGGCAGAGCACGAAGCTGACGCTGTTCGGCAGCCCGTTCGGGCCGGAGCTGACCCGGTCCGCGATCACCCGCACCGGCGACAAGCTGCGGGTGGAGCTGCCCATGTTCAGCCAGCCCGGCGCGCTGGGCTACTTCAGCCCGGACTTCGACAAGGGCAGCACCTCCTTGTCCGCCAACGGAAAGCGCGTCGGCGGCAGCGACGTGCCCGGCATCGCCACGGTGGACGTCCCGGCCCGCCGCCAGCTCCTGGAGCTGACCGCCGAGGCCACCAGGGCACTGCCCGGCGCGGAACTGGGCACGAAGTCCACGGCCACCTGGAAGTTCCACAGTGGACAGACCGCGAAGGAGACCGCGCTGCCACTGCTGGACATCCGCTACGACCTGCCCCTCGACCTGGCCAACCGGGCCAAGCCGGGCGAGTTCGCCTTCGCCGTCGCGGCCCCGCACCAGGCGGGCTCCGGCGGCCGTGGCGCGGTGGCGGTGACCATGGAGGTCTCCACCGACGACGGCGCCACCTGGCGACCTGTCCCGGTGCTGCCCTCCGGCAAGTCCTGGACCGCCAAGGTGACCAACCCGGCCGGCGGGTTCGTCTCCTTGCGCACCAAGGCGTCCGACGCCGACGGCGGCTCGGTCACCGAGACCGTCATCCGCGCCTACCGCGTGGGCTGA
- a CDS encoding metallophosphoesterase family protein: MTRRVAVLSDIHGVLPALEAVLAEPDVRAADLIVLTGDLAAGPMPAPTLEALAALGERAVWVRGNADRELVALAADQSPPVPDEVSRWAARQLRPAHLDRLAGLPHPVTLAIEGFGPVLFCHGTPRDDEEIVLVDSPLDRFDQVLSTVDDGVRTVVCGHTHMPFARLASGRMVVNPGSVGMPYGRSGAHWALLAGGGIQLRRTEFDLDTACRRIAAESSYPEAAAWAEYYLRAKATDREALEVFSRAAT; this comes from the coding sequence ATGACCCGACGAGTGGCGGTGCTCTCCGACATCCACGGCGTGCTGCCCGCGCTGGAAGCCGTGCTGGCCGAGCCGGACGTGCGGGCAGCCGACTTGATCGTGCTGACCGGTGATCTCGCGGCCGGTCCGATGCCGGCGCCGACCCTGGAGGCCCTGGCCGCGCTGGGCGAGCGGGCGGTGTGGGTGCGCGGCAACGCCGACCGCGAACTGGTCGCGCTGGCCGCCGACCAGTCACCGCCGGTGCCGGATGAGGTGTCCCGGTGGGCGGCGCGGCAGCTGCGGCCGGCGCACCTGGACCGGCTGGCCGGGCTGCCGCACCCGGTCACCTTGGCGATCGAGGGGTTCGGGCCGGTGCTGTTCTGCCACGGCACCCCGCGCGATGACGAGGAGATCGTGCTGGTGGACAGCCCCCTCGACCGCTTCGACCAGGTTCTGTCCACTGTGGACGATGGCGTGCGCACGGTGGTGTGCGGGCACACGCACATGCCCTTCGCCCGGCTGGCCTCGGGCCGGATGGTGGTCAACCCGGGCAGTGTCGGCATGCCCTACGGCCGCTCCGGCGCGCACTGGGCGCTGCTGGCCGGTGGCGGGATCCAGTTGCGGCGCACCGAGTTCGACCTGGACACCGCCTGCCGCCGGATCGCCGCGGAGTCCAGCTACCCGGAGGCCGCCGCCTGGGCGGAGTACTACCTGCGCGCGAAGGCCACCGACCGGGAAGCCCTGGAGGTGTTCAGCCGAGCAGCGACCTGA
- a CDS encoding SGNH/GDSL hydrolase family protein, with product MTVELTAPALDSGAAGRAVHSLVALGDSTTVGIGDRVSGGWRGFAPLLAAGLGAQLHNLSFQGARMRCVRERQLPLALACRPDAAVLVVGMNDTLRSDFDAQAIRDDLDEVVGSLTAAGTVVLTARYHDHARVFRIPGPLARALRARIAEVNAVTDEVVARHRIGCLDLDALPGAYELPAWSVDRLHPSELGHRMLARGFGDLLAAAGCQLPEPVSMTCAGGVKITPLHHVGWLVFKGLPWLWRRSSDLLPYAAQIIWRDLRQRRRGGE from the coding sequence GTGACGGTTGAGCTCACCGCCCCGGCGCTCGATTCCGGCGCCGCCGGGCGAGCGGTCCACAGCCTGGTCGCGCTCGGCGACTCCACCACCGTTGGCATCGGCGACCGGGTCTCCGGCGGCTGGCGCGGGTTCGCCCCGCTGCTGGCCGCCGGGCTCGGCGCCCAGCTGCACAACCTGTCCTTCCAGGGCGCGCGCATGCGCTGCGTCCGGGAACGGCAGCTGCCCCTGGCCCTGGCCTGCCGCCCCGATGCCGCGGTGCTGGTGGTCGGCATGAACGACACCCTGCGCTCGGACTTCGACGCCCAGGCCATCCGGGACGACCTGGACGAGGTGGTGGGCAGCCTCACCGCGGCCGGGACCGTGGTGCTCACCGCCCGCTACCACGACCACGCCCGCGTCTTCCGCATCCCCGGCCCGCTGGCCCGCGCGCTGCGCGCCCGGATCGCCGAGGTCAACGCGGTCACCGACGAGGTGGTCGCCCGGCACCGGATCGGCTGCCTGGACCTGGACGCGCTGCCCGGGGCCTACGAGCTGCCCGCCTGGAGCGTGGACCGGCTGCACCCCTCCGAGCTCGGCCACCGGATGCTCGCCCGCGGCTTCGGCGACCTCCTGGCGGCGGCGGGCTGTCAGCTGCCCGAACCGGTGTCCATGACCTGCGCCGGGGGTGTGAAGATCACCCCGCTGCACCACGTCGGCTGGCTGGTGTTCAAGGGCCTGCCGTGGCTGTGGCGGCGCAGCTCGGACCTGCTGCCCTACGCCGCCCAGATCATCTGGCGGGACCTGCGGCAGCGGCGGCGCGGCGGGGAGTAG
- a CDS encoding alkaline phosphatase D family protein produces MNHPLDRRAVLRATGAAALGVAAATALPTTSSAAAADVPVFGHGVASGDPLPTGVLLWTRVTPTAESTPGSGLGPEVQVRWEVASDAGFGAVVASGVTVTGPGRDHTVKVDVGGLAPATDYHYRFTVNGVRSPAGRTRTAPAADAAVQRLRFGVVSCSNWQAGHFAAYRYLAERGDLDAVLHMGDYLYEYEPGGFPVGSYVRPHMPPCEILSLADYRQRHAQYKTDPHLQRLHATCPWILTWDDHEVANDAWSGGAGNHTPGTEGEYAVRRAAAHRAYFEWMPVRNAGDRLYRRLRFGTLAELSMLDLRTHRSQQVKALSGDVDRPDRTIAGSEQLAWLIDGLVSSSAQWKLVGTSVMITPTLIPPLPAELLGPLLKLLGLPQEGGAVLTDQWDGYTADRRKVLKALAEHKVKDTVFLTGDVHSSWAADIPADAGLYPLSPSLATELVCTSVTSDNIDDVLKVPPRTASVVVEKALTGLNRHIKWVEYDSHGASVLEVTPAGTQMDWYYVADRTKADSPVRHGRSFRVKAGSQRVQPATSPIA; encoded by the coding sequence ATGAATCATCCTCTGGACCGGCGGGCCGTGCTGCGCGCCACCGGAGCCGCGGCCCTGGGTGTGGCCGCCGCGACTGCTCTGCCCACCACGAGTTCGGCCGCTGCCGCTGACGTCCCGGTTTTCGGGCACGGCGTGGCTTCCGGCGATCCGTTGCCCACCGGGGTGTTGCTGTGGACCAGGGTCACCCCGACCGCCGAGTCGACGCCCGGTTCCGGCCTCGGGCCTGAGGTGCAGGTGCGGTGGGAGGTGGCCAGTGACGCCGGGTTCGGCGCGGTGGTGGCTTCCGGGGTCACCGTGACCGGGCCTGGGCGGGACCACACGGTCAAGGTCGACGTGGGTGGGCTGGCCCCGGCCACCGACTACCACTACCGGTTCACCGTCAACGGGGTGCGCTCCCCCGCCGGGCGGACCCGGACCGCGCCCGCGGCCGACGCGGCGGTGCAACGGCTGCGGTTCGGGGTGGTGTCGTGCTCGAACTGGCAGGCCGGGCACTTCGCCGCCTACCGCTACCTCGCCGAGCGCGGGGACCTGGACGCGGTGCTGCACATGGGCGACTACCTCTACGAGTACGAGCCGGGCGGTTTCCCGGTCGGATCGTACGTGCGACCGCACATGCCGCCGTGCGAGATACTCAGTCTCGCTGACTATCGGCAGCGGCACGCCCAGTACAAGACCGACCCGCACCTCCAGCGCCTGCACGCCACCTGCCCGTGGATCTTGACCTGGGATGATCATGAGGTGGCCAATGATGCCTGGTCAGGGGGCGCAGGCAACCACACGCCCGGTACCGAGGGCGAGTACGCGGTGCGGCGGGCGGCGGCGCACCGGGCGTACTTCGAGTGGATGCCGGTGCGCAACGCCGGGGACCGGCTGTACCGGCGGCTGCGGTTCGGCACGCTGGCCGAGCTGTCCATGCTGGACCTGCGCACGCACCGTTCGCAGCAGGTCAAGGCGCTCTCCGGGGACGTGGACCGGCCGGACCGCACCATCGCGGGCAGTGAGCAGCTGGCATGGTTGATCGACGGGCTGGTTTCCTCGAGCGCGCAGTGGAAGCTGGTCGGGACCTCGGTGATGATCACGCCGACGTTGATCCCGCCGCTGCCCGCCGAGCTGCTCGGGCCGCTGTTGAAGCTGCTGGGGCTGCCGCAGGAGGGTGGGGCGGTGCTCACCGACCAGTGGGACGGCTACACCGCGGACCGGCGCAAGGTGCTCAAAGCGTTGGCGGAGCACAAGGTCAAGGACACCGTGTTCCTCACCGGGGACGTGCACTCCTCGTGGGCGGCCGACATCCCGGCCGATGCCGGGCTGTACCCGTTGAGTCCGTCGCTGGCCACCGAGCTGGTGTGCACCTCGGTGACCTCGGACAACATCGACGATGTGCTCAAGGTGCCGCCGCGCACCGCGAGTGTGGTGGTGGAGAAGGCGCTGACCGGGCTGAACCGGCACATCAAGTGGGTGGAGTACGACTCGCACGGCGCCTCGGTGCTGGAGGTGACCCCGGCGGGCACGCAGATGGACTGGTACTACGTGGCCGACCGGACCAAGGCGGACAGCCCGGTGCGGCACGGCCGCTCGTTCCGGGTGAAGGCGGGCTCGCAGCGGGTGCAGCCGGCGACCAGTCCGATTGCCTGA
- a CDS encoding alanine--glyoxylate aminotransferase family protein — MALVDRVLLGPGPGNPYPEATLALAAPLLGHLDPEFLRILDQTCERLRTVWGTANRRTLPLSGTGSLGMEAAFVNTVRPGTIAVIGVNGLFGHRMCEVAARHGAEVVRVDHEWGAPIDIRRMLEAHPKPDLVAAVHAETSTGVLSDIGGLAEAVHARDGRALVIADCVTSIAGLPLHLDEWGVDIAYAGTQKCLGVAPGLAPFTFSERAWDQRVQRPSSWYLDLGLIGDYVSGGDGGGRTYHHTAPTAMVASLHAGLGRILEEGLPAVHARHRAAGEQLQDGLAELGLKLFAADGHRLPQLTTVWVPEGVDSATVRTRLLHEFGIEIGAGVGEYATRVWRIGLMGPNATPARPALVLAALRSLLG, encoded by the coding sequence ATGGCGTTGGTTGATCGTGTGCTGCTGGGCCCCGGACCGGGCAACCCCTACCCGGAGGCCACCCTCGCGCTCGCGGCCCCGCTGCTGGGCCACCTCGACCCGGAGTTCCTGCGCATCCTGGACCAGACCTGCGAGCGGCTGCGCACCGTGTGGGGCACCGCGAACCGGCGCACCCTGCCGCTGTCGGGCACCGGCTCGCTGGGCATGGAGGCCGCCTTCGTCAACACCGTGCGGCCCGGCACGATCGCCGTGATCGGCGTCAACGGCCTGTTCGGCCACCGCATGTGCGAGGTCGCCGCCCGGCACGGGGCCGAGGTGGTGCGGGTGGACCACGAGTGGGGCGCGCCCATCGACATCCGCCGCATGCTCGAGGCCCACCCCAAGCCGGACCTGGTGGCCGCGGTGCACGCCGAGACCAGCACCGGCGTGCTCAGCGACATCGGCGGACTCGCCGAGGCCGTGCACGCCAGGGACGGGCGGGCCCTGGTCATCGCCGACTGCGTCACCTCCATCGCCGGGCTGCCGCTGCACCTGGACGAGTGGGGCGTGGACATCGCCTACGCCGGCACCCAGAAATGCCTCGGTGTCGCGCCGGGCCTGGCCCCGTTCACCTTCTCCGAACGCGCCTGGGACCAGCGGGTGCAGCGGCCCAGCAGCTGGTACCTGGACCTCGGGCTGATCGGCGACTACGTCAGCGGCGGCGACGGCGGCGGCCGCACCTACCACCACACCGCGCCCACCGCGATGGTCGCCTCCCTGCACGCCGGACTCGGCCGCATCCTGGAGGAGGGCCTGCCCGCGGTGCACGCCCGGCACCGGGCCGCGGGGGAGCAGCTCCAGGACGGCCTGGCCGAGCTGGGGCTCAAGCTCTTCGCCGCGGACGGGCACCGGCTGCCGCAGCTGACCACGGTGTGGGTGCCCGAGGGCGTGGACTCCGCGACCGTGCGGACCCGCCTGCTGCACGAGTTCGGCATCGAGATCGGCGCGGGCGTCGGCGAGTACGCGACCAGGGTCTGGCGGATCGGGCTGATGGGGCCCAACGCCACCCCGGCCAGGCCCGCGCTGGTGCTGGCCGCGCTCAGGTCGCTGCTCGGCTGA
- a CDS encoding aminotransferase class I/II-fold pyridoxal phosphate-dependent enzyme — protein MTTRADFAALVADDILPSRMPDVGLLRAYLAQGCEHGDPLCLSFGETWDQAPAGLLDHLHERPLHAHGYQLSMYGLPKLRKVARDYVVSSHRLEAVAQPGRDFEVAATWTGTRGAMFDFGRYLLDELGSDGRVPVVVAAGPSWDYEGVFHTLGYQVRYLPLRPETGFRPLAGELQDLADRITADPGQRLAMVVVNAQHNPTAVNWRPGFVAAAVDLAHQHGAGLLVDDAYFGVHDPEDEPTSALRVLLSRLPGAPPTARRRWLAVRSLGKQFHCNGWGVGLMTAEPATLDLLVNRYRLHSSLMYGGVYQHAMADWLADPASTAFLAAQCAEYAAKRRLVDRLFSARLGYPAGAVHTGSCTSYLLFALPAAYAGLDDGEARFRDEVFARTGVLFAPAWPWPYAPTAAPLPYMRMYLGPGQDVLTEAVDRMVGAGIEHGMPVSR, from the coding sequence ATGACCACTCGTGCCGACTTCGCCGCTCTCGTCGCCGACGACATCCTGCCCAGCCGCATGCCCGACGTCGGTTTGCTGCGCGCCTACCTGGCCCAGGGCTGCGAGCACGGCGACCCGCTGTGCCTGAGCTTCGGCGAGACCTGGGACCAGGCCCCGGCCGGGCTGCTCGACCACCTGCACGAGCGCCCGCTGCACGCCCACGGCTACCAGCTGTCCATGTACGGCCTGCCCAAGCTGCGCAAGGTGGCCCGCGACTACGTGGTCTCCTCGCACCGCCTGGAAGCGGTGGCCCAGCCGGGCCGGGACTTCGAGGTGGCCGCCACCTGGACCGGCACCCGCGGCGCCATGTTCGACTTCGGCCGCTACCTGCTCGACGAGCTCGGCTCCGACGGCCGGGTGCCCGTGGTGGTGGCGGCGGGACCCAGCTGGGACTACGAGGGCGTCTTCCACACCCTCGGCTACCAGGTCCGCTACCTGCCGCTGCGCCCGGAGACCGGGTTCCGCCCGCTGGCCGGGGAGTTGCAGGACCTGGCCGACCGGATCACCGCCGACCCCGGGCAGCGGCTGGCCATGGTGGTGGTCAACGCCCAGCACAACCCGACCGCGGTCAACTGGCGGCCCGGCTTCGTGGCCGCCGCGGTGGACCTCGCGCACCAGCACGGCGCGGGCCTGCTGGTCGACGACGCCTACTTCGGCGTGCACGACCCCGAGGACGAACCCACCTCCGCGCTGCGCGTCCTGCTCTCCCGCCTGCCCGGCGCCCCGCCCACCGCGCGCCGCCGCTGGCTGGCCGTCCGCTCCCTGGGCAAGCAGTTCCACTGCAACGGCTGGGGCGTCGGTCTGATGACCGCCGAACCGGCCACCCTGGACCTGCTGGTCAACCGGTACCGGCTGCACAGCTCGCTGATGTACGGCGGGGTCTACCAGCACGCCATGGCCGACTGGCTGGCAGACCCGGCCAGCACGGCGTTCCTGGCCGCCCAGTGCGCGGAGTACGCGGCCAAGCGCCGCCTGGTCGACCGGCTCTTCAGCGCCCGCCTCGGCTACCCCGCGGGCGCGGTGCACACCGGCTCCTGCACCTCCTACCTGCTCTTCGCGCTGCCCGCCGCCTACGCCGGCCTGGACGACGGCGAGGCCCGGTTCCGGGACGAGGTCTTCGCCCGCACCGGCGTGCTCTTCGCCCCCGCCTGGCCCTGGCCCTACGCGCCCACCGCCGCCCCGCTGCCCTACATGCGGATGTACCTCGGCCCAGGTCAGGACGTGCTCACCGAGGCCGTGGACCGGATGGTCGGGGCGGGCATTGAGCACGGGATGCCGGTGTCGCGGTGA